DNA sequence from the Lachancea thermotolerans CBS 6340 chromosome H complete sequence genome:
TGACTAACTTTAAGGGAATATTTGTAGTTTTTTTGGGTGAAGTGCCCAACAAGGTAAGGACTTGCTATTCAAATGTAACCGAAATGTTTCAACTATTTACGCCCAACTCAGAGAGGGGCCTTGATTTGTAAGGCCGTGAGCGAACTTGTTTCCGCTCATCGGACCGTGGAGGTATGCGCATTATGTTTACTAAATCTTGAAGGTTGTGAATAATCACCCGTTAAAGTGGTCTATGTGTGATTGGATGGCTAGCAAGCGCGAAGATGGCAGCGAGTTTCTAGCCGCCTGGATCAAATTTGCTTTCATTAAAAACTCCTCTTGATTTGTAGTTGGCCGCTAAACCTACGCCTCCCATTTTTTTGCCTTGAAATAATGAAGTTGGCATATTCGAAACTACCCAGCCTATCAAGGCACAGCTTCCGCCGTGGCTTGAAACCAAATCTTTATTCTCATCTCTGAGATATTCTGCTAAAATCCCAATTTGTCTTGGGTGATACTTTATAATTATAACCTAAAAGAAGTCTCACTACATACTTACTGGTTAGGCAAACATTTTACCGGCTTTGCGTCATCTGAAGAGTCTTTGGCTCAAGTTCTCCATCGCCAAGCAACCCCTCCGGCCCTCAACAGCACCACCCATGATTCTTTTAATCAACGTTGTAACATGGTGTTAGACGTTTGGGCCATGTGGGTTGCAGATGCGCGGCTGCTGGCATTTTCTTTTAGCGCAATAAGTTGTCTAGATCTGAAACCCTCGTAGTGGACCAATGAAGTGGTTTCGATTAGGTCCTGAAGGTGCGTTCTAATGAGAAactctctcaaaaagacaaaCTCGCATTGGTTAATGTCCTCAACGACTATGGAACCCCAACGCGTTTTTCTGCCCCGAACTAACTCACCATTGACAGAGATTTCCTTTTCTGAGCCGACTACTGCAAAGGGAATGATTGACCGTATGCTCTCATTtagctccagctcctcttCAGTGAGGTCTTCAGACTGATAGGGGtaaatcttgaaatcaaacttttcaaactgTCTCTGAATAATTTCCCGGAATTCCGCCCTTTCATCCATTGTAAGGGTGTCGGCTTTTGCAATAACGGGGACTACGTTAGCGATTTCAGTCAACCTTTTCAGAGATGCTATATCTAATTGTGTTAAACCTTTACCATTGGGTTGGATGAAATAAAGAACAGCGTGCACTCTTGTATCGGGGATGAATCTTTCACGCTGCGCCGTTAATTCCCTGCGCAAG
Encoded proteins:
- the CDC10 gene encoding septin CDC10 (highly similar to uniprot|P25342 Saccharomyces cerevisiae YCR002C CDC10 Component of the septin ring of the mother-bud neck that is required for cytokinesis septins recruit proteins to the neck and can act as a barrier to diffusion at the membrane and they comprise the 10nm filaments seen with EM), encoding MSIKTPPDNSLISPTGYVGFDTITSQIEHRLLKKGFQFNIMVVGHSGLGKSTLINTLFASHLIDSATGRDISKDPISKTTEIKVSSHSLVEDRVRLNINVIDTPGFGDQVNNDKVWEPMVKYIKEQHSQYLRRELTAQRERFIPDTRVHAVLYFIQPNGKGLTQLDIASLKRLTEIANVVPVIAKADTLTMDERAEFREIIQRQFEKFDFKIYPYQSEDLTEEELELNESIRSIIPFAVVGSEKEISVNGELVRGRKTRWGSIVVEDINQCEFVFLREFLIRTHLQDLIETTSLVHYEGFRSRQLIALKENASSRASATHMAQTSNTMLQR